Proteins co-encoded in one Kribbella solani genomic window:
- the trhA gene encoding PAQR family membrane homeostasis protein TrhA, translating into MSATSARPQELGNPLSGRIGPLKPKLRGWLHAGTFPLATAAGIVLVCLAPHANARWAAAVYTIGAMLLFGISALYHRFYWGPTGEAILRRLDHSNIFLLIAGTYTPLGMVLLHGANRVLMLGLVWGGAALGILFRICWLSAPRWIYTPIYLALGWVAIFWMGDIYHTGGTAVVTLIAVGGGLYSIGAIVYGTKRPNPSPRWFGFHEIFHAFTVAAFACHYIAVSIATYTVG; encoded by the coding sequence ATGTCCGCTACCAGTGCGCGGCCTCAGGAACTCGGCAACCCGCTCTCCGGGCGGATCGGTCCGCTCAAGCCCAAGCTCCGCGGCTGGCTGCACGCCGGCACCTTTCCGCTCGCGACCGCGGCCGGCATCGTCCTGGTCTGCCTGGCGCCGCACGCGAACGCCCGCTGGGCCGCGGCCGTGTACACGATCGGCGCGATGCTGCTGTTCGGCATCTCCGCGCTGTACCACCGGTTCTACTGGGGCCCGACCGGCGAGGCGATCCTGCGCCGGCTCGACCACAGCAACATCTTCCTGCTGATCGCCGGCACCTACACCCCGCTCGGGATGGTGCTGCTGCACGGCGCGAACCGGGTCCTGATGCTCGGCCTGGTCTGGGGCGGCGCCGCCCTCGGCATCCTGTTCCGCATCTGCTGGCTGAGCGCGCCCCGCTGGATCTACACCCCCATCTACCTGGCCCTCGGCTGGGTCGCGATCTTCTGGATGGGCGACATCTACCACACCGGCGGCACCGCCGTGGTCACCCTGATCGCCGTCGGCGGCGGCCTGTACTCCATCGGCGCGATCGTCTACGGCACCAAGCGCCCGAACCCGTCCCCCCGCTGGTTCGGCTTCCACGAAATCTTCCACGCCTTCACCGTCGCCGCCTTCGCCTGCCACTACATAGCCGTAAGCATCGCCACCTACACCGTCGGCTGA